From the genome of Tripterygium wilfordii isolate XIE 37 chromosome 6, ASM1340144v1, whole genome shotgun sequence:
CGCAAGTAGTAGAACAAAGATTTACCTGTAGCCCCACTCGTTGTCGTACCATGAAACAACTTTAACAAAGTTCTTGCTCAAAGCAATACCAGCCTTGGCATCAAATATGCTTGACCTGCACCAAGTACACAAACCAGGAAACATGAGCTCCCTACCACTAGCACGAAACTAATGTGATATCCATGGCAGCGggtccaaaaataaaatttgaaaccTTCGAGTGGTACCAGATTGGACAATTCGCAAACTAGTGTATTGATGGTTTATTTAAACCTTCGACTATTAATGAGGACTACAAAATCACCAACTCACAAATATCAAGTTCTTGGTTCTTCCTAATGAACACAAAAACCTACAATTATAGCAATGGTAGTTTTCcttaatttcaaagataaaacTAGCACAGCCAATAGCCAACCAAATTAAGATTGAACTTCATCGAACAGATCAATGCAAGCAAGCAAAAGCAAGAGCAAATATAActgaggaaagaaaaaaataagtaaGCTCAATAACCCTTACCTACTGTCACCAACGAAGTCAGAGGACACCACATCATCTTCAGTATAACCCAAGATACCCTTGAGATTGCCTTCGGATTCCGCCCTACACAATCACAGGGGAAACAGGTAAATATTCagaaatattttcaaattaataatGATATTACTGTTTTAAGATCAGAACAAAGCGTGCTTAAAAACATACTTGATAACAGCTTTGATTTCCTCGTAGGTGGCCTCCTTCTCAAGCCTTACAGTGAGGTCAACAACTGAAACATCCACAGTTGGAACGCGGAAGGACATACCAGTCAATTTGCCATTAAGTTCTGGAAGAACTTTCCCCACAGCCTATTTGTTACAAACATGGGACTACAAAAGTTAGTCAGGTATCTCAAATGATATAGTGgtatgttcttttctttttttgaatggaatatAGTGGTAAATTCATTTAGATGATCAGTACCACACAACAAGGGACAAGGCAAACATGCACAACCAGCAATTATTGAACTACATACAAAAATGGGTATACCTTGGCTGCACCAGTGCTGCTGGGAATGATATTGAAGGAAGCAGCTCTTCCACCTCTCCAGTCCTTCATGGATGGACCATCAACAGTTTTTTGGGTGGCTGGGTCACAATTTACATCAATAATTAATTTCAATCCCCCTTCATAAGACCATTAAGTGAAAAATAACGTAAAGAGGAGTACAAAAAAGTCAGTACAGCTTACCAGTAATAGAGTGAACTGTTGTCATGAGACCCTCAACAATTCCGAACTTGTCATTAAGTACCTGCAGAAAAACAACAGTAGAATAACGAATACAGGACAACCTCCTCACATTCCAACTCTAAGTAGATACGTTTAAATTCAACTAGTATTCAATCTACCTTGGCTAGGGGAGCAAGACAGTTAGTAGTGCAGCTAGCATTTGAAACAATATTAAGCTCGGGCTTGTATTCCTTCTCATTCACACCCACCACAAACATTGGTGCATCTTTGCTAGGGGCAGAGATTACCACCTTCTTTGCACCACCCTGAGAAACATAATCATCCTAAATTAGTCATTTCTACAATAAGACTGATTCTCAGCAACAGTTAAACACAAATTCCCATACAACCGATTTGCAGAATCCATAAAGATATTCACAATGAAAAGATAAGCAGAACGATCAAATCAAAACTATGGCTAAGTACCAGGAGGCTGAAAATGAACATGCATTGAAAGAAATGTTGTCATGGCCAAAACACAATATGAAATGTAGCAAAAACATCTatacaaaaaaattgttaatgAGCACAACatcataaatttatataaaaaaaaatcagaaggtGGAATCCGAACCTTCAAATGGGCAGCAGCCTTGTCCTTGTCGGTGAAAACTCCAGTTGACTCTACGACAAAATCAGCACCGGCCTGGCCCCACGGGATCTCCTCAGGGTTCCTTCAAAATCACCAACAAAAAATCACAAATCTCAGATCTACATGATCTCTAACACAACAAGAGAACACATCGAAATGTGAATGAGAAAGTACAAACAGAAAATTAAGGGAACTGTACCTGATTCCGAAAACAGTGACTGGTTTATCACCGAAGAGAAGTGTCTTCTCGTCCTTGACCTTCAACTCATGCTTGTTCCAAAAACCATGAACACTGTCGTATTTGAACATGTATGTCTGTTCGAGATCGAAGCAGAAACGATTAGTTAGTCTCCAGAAATATACAGCCAAAACACACCAATCGCATCAAAACTAGGACGATTTTAAGAAATCTACCATATATTCTGTGGAAATGAACGGATCGTTAACAGCAACAAGCTCGACATCGTCCCTCTGAAGAGCAACTCTGGCAACCAAACGGCCAATCCTTCCAAAACCTAACAATGTTGAAATCGCATCATCAAATAcatatccaaacacaaaatcacaaaactcaaatcaaatcaaaacgcAGATCAGACAATTACCATTGATCCcgatcttaattttcttgtcagATGCTGCACCAACCAAATCAAGTTCAAATCACAAAGGTTAGCTAAGTCGAAACCAGTTCTAAacatttaaataaatgaaaatcaaacgAAATGAGAGATGATTACCCATTTCAGAAGAAGCGAATCAACCGATGAAAGAAGAACCAATAAGAGGCAGACGAGAGAGGCGTGAAGAGTGAGGTTTTGTAGTGATGACTGAGAAACTAATTACGAGTTTATTTATAGTAAAAAGAGCGAGGGTTTGttctatttttgaaaaaaataaaaataatttcttgGGCGAAAAGAAAAGTCGAACTTTGGAGCCGCTGATTAATCTAGAAAGCCGCTGATTTACAAAGAGGGTTTAGAAAAATAAACACTCACGCGCTAGCTAGGGCATTTGGATTTCACGTAAAGGCGTGGGAATCAAGGTGGCATATTCGGCGTTTGTGGTTGTGCGTGATCCGGTGGGCACGGCGTGGTAGGGTGGAACTTCTAATCAACGGGCGGAAATGGACAGAAGAGAACAAACCCGAGCTCACGTGTATCGGACCCATAGGTGAGTGGATCCTATTCTAGAATCTTCTGTTGGCCGGTGAACTTTGTCAAATTTTTATTTCGTTGAAAGGTAGTCCGTTTGACAGAGCTCATTTGCTGTCTAAGACTCTTTTGATAGAGCgaaaatattgattttcaatattagtagaataagaaaaaaactgagtttaaaactgtgaaatatattgtgaggtgtttggtgaactaaaaactgacgctaacaGAAAAATTGTtagaattaaagtattataatattatatttataaattttatattaaatttaatgaaataaatatattttttatttatattatttttaggtaTACATTATTGTGGAGCAAATTACTACACACTCCGAATGTACGGTTCTAGAAGATTGACAGCTCCTAGACAAAAGAATcttatccagaagcagtttATCCTACAGTCAGTTACCAACGGTTACCAGGAGCAGTTGTAAGAGAGGTTACCAGAGGCAGTTAACTGACAAATCCCAAGCAtataaatacatttcatttCACATTTGTAAGCATTCATCGACAATCAACTCTAATAAAATATCAGACTCCGTGGATTTAGGCAAGTtaccgaaccacgtaaattttgtgttgtcattctcttgaatctttctactttatacatatatttttacttcggtgcaaatttagcatcgacaattgGCGTCGTCTATGGGAAACGAAGAGTTTCTCTGTAAGGCATCATGTCTCAAGTTCCAGAAGGATCTAGGAGGGAAGAATTACCTCCTGACGATGTTCAAGTCCGGAGGGATAAGCATGAAGAAGACGTAGGGAGGCAAGTTCCGTacgaaatggaattggaggaagCTCTCATTCTGACAGAAGAAGACCTCCAACGGAGACAAGAACATGTTAAATCCCTGAGGGAGAAGCTTCAATCCATAAGAAGTAAGGGTAAGCGCTTGGTTAGTGTAATCCAAAGTGCTGTCCAGGAACATGAGGACTTTAATCCTAAACGTGTTCGAGAGCGAGAGTACTGGAAGGTCCCGCAAGAGGAGAGGTCTAACCCCAGAAAGAAGAAGACGCAATCCATCCCTACGGAAGGCAAGATATAGATCCCCAATGTCACCAAGAAGGACAAGGCACCGAAGTCATGTCCAAAGGCATAAAAtagatttgaagaaagatgCTGGAGAAGCCCAATGGAGTGTTCAGAATGAGGTTGAGAGAACTCTTAAGAAGATGACCTCTACCCCATTTGTACGGGCTCTGCGTCTGGAAGATCCTCCGAGCAAATTCTCCCCTCCAACATTTGTCATATACGATGGAAAGACGGATCCTGTGGCACACATATCCGCGTACTCGCACAAGATGGCTTTGTGGACAAACCGAGACAAACTTATGTGTAAAATGTTCCCATCAAGCTTGGGGACCACAGCAATAAAGTGGTTCCATCAGCTTCCAGAAAACTCAGTTTCATCTTGGAAGGAGTTGGCACAGATCTTTGTGGCAAGGTTCATAGCGAACAGTAGAGATCCGGCAACTTTGGATACTCTGTTTGTCTTGCACCCGAGGAAGGGAGAATCTCTCAGAACCTACGCATCTAGGTACTCAAATACTTATGCAGATATTGAAGATTGTGATGAGAAGACTGCCGTGACTACCTTCCGATTGGGGCTGCCACGGGATCATAAATTATGGGAGAGCTTGACTATGGCACCACCAAGGAATATGAGTGCATTACAAGATAGGATAAAGCAGTATGTCAAGCTTGAGGAAGATAAGCAGGAGGGTCATCAATTAGCCTACCCTCAGGAAGGAGTCCAGAGAAATGATAACATAAAACCTGACAAAAGCGGACAAGAAAATGAGTCATCCAAGGCTGCAAAGCCTGATTCATATGAAGCTGGCAAAAATGTTCATGGAACTTGGAATATCTTCAGGGAATTCTAAGTATAATGCCTACTATGGCAATGCCTATGGGTTACAtatttgtaataaaataatatattttttcttcatatgaTCATGTTAATCTTTGTTTGATTGCCAAAGAGGTTTCAATTTACtaattaaagataaaagactAGGTGGGTCTTAACTCTTGGTCGAATGGGCTAATTCGTactactagttaaagagactagtgTAAAAAGTCGAAGAGACTGAATCCTAatactagttaaagagactagtacaAAAAGCCGAAGAGTCTAAGTTCTgctagttaaagagactagtacaAAATGCCAAAGGGGCTAAGTTCTGttactagttaaagagactagtacGAAATATCTAAGAGGCTAAATCCAACAAATACTGTATGAAAACAGAAAGACTACTTGAAAAGAAAGCAGACCCCTACTAACTAGGAGGTCCTCGACCGAAGTCCCGTCTAGAGCTAGGGAATTTCGACCGTCGGTCTCGGTCTCTTCGTTTATCATTCTTGGATTTGGGCAAGGATAAGCAGATGAAGGCCATTAGCAGAAGTCCCATAAAAAATATGCTCGAAAGGAACCCTACTCTGGGGTCGAACCCCAAGGTGGGGCCGAACCCGAGGCTAGGGTCCGACAGGAGAACCGGACCCCTAGCCCTCTTGGGGGTTGGATTCTTGCTCCCTCGAGAGTAGGAGCTCCTGAAGGAGGCCGAACCCCCTAGCTCCTCAAGGGAGTTAGGGTTCGACAAGGGAGCTAGACCCTAGTCCTCTCTCATAATCTAACTAGAAGACTACTTGCTgataaacatgaaaaagactTTAAATTTATCCTAAAATTATTTAGGTAAATAAAAGGCTGGGGGTATTTGTGAAGCAAATTACTACACACTCTGAATGTACGGTTCTAGAAGATTGGCAGCTCCTAGACAAAAGAATCTTACAGTCAGTTACCGACGGTTACCAGGAGCAGTTACTAGAGAGGTTACCAGAGGCAGTTAACTGACAaatcccaagcctataaatacatttcatttCACATTTGTAAGCATTTATCGACAatcaactctaataaaagatcagactccgtagacctaggcaagttgccgaaccacgtaaattctgtgttgtcATTCTCTTGAATCTCTCTACTTTACACATATATTTTTACttcggtgcaaatttagcatcgacaattattaaatatttttatataaaaattaagatatttatctgtattataattactaatttagaagaataattatgaatttaaaagtatattttatttgtatttttaaattttaattattttatttcaatattaaattttattttataataattataaatgcaaaaatataattaatttagaatttttattaaaatataattatatttaaatcattaaacacaatttttatattaagAATCTATTAGGTATACTATTAAATAATGTTACAACTTTAATTTTAGGTGGGTCCCatgagtaaaataataatactttatataaaaagtgtgggacccacacattaaaaaataaaagttgcAGCGATCTTTACCAttagggagcttcttttgcgtCAACGGATCCGTTGGTGAAAATTTCCTGTTTTGCATGACAGAGCCACTTTTGCGGCTCCGCTTGTGGagccgccctgccaaacaggTGGTAAATAAGTTAGCTTATAAACTGTGAAATAAGCTGtcaagtgtttgatgaaatttatagcataagctagcttataaactctaaaaaaaGTCTGTTTAAacttaatttaaaagataaaataaaattttattataatattatatataatattatctgaagaactaaaaaaaatgaaaaaacaaacatGAGCTCTAAAATAAACTTCAATTTAAAGCTTATTTTTTTTAGAGCTTATTAAAGCTTATAACTTAGCTTATGTGGGTTGTTTGACAGAGCTTATTTTGAAGCACATAAGCTATCTTATAAGCTCCAAAATAAGCAATACCAAACGGGTTACCTTCGCCTTCATCTTTTCATTCGTGTACGTCACGAGGATGGAAAGAGGATGTCAGAACAATGCTTTCGTaacattattgatttttttctcatatatttgattagagaaaaaaaactttatttgatttcatattatatgataaatttaaattaaaaaataaaatcttaatttGAATGCTCAAATTAAAAAcagtaaaaattttaaaaattattttttacgtGATCATATTTAATCAATGAGAAGTGAAATAATTTAATCACATATTTAAATACATAATTGTGATATATTGTTCAAATTATGTGTTTCTCAAAAAATACATTATAGATAGTTAACTAAAACTAAGTGAAGATTCTAAGAATTCCTCTAATTTTGGGAGGAAATGATAATTCTCTTTtgggaggttttttttttttaatcctaaaTTTCACTGATCAAACATAGAAATCATtgacaaaatttattttttttatttctagaAAATTAGATTATGCGAATCAAACGACAACTTAAAATTAGTCAAGAATCCATGAAATGTGCCACCTTGGTTCCcactctttatttatttaaaaattgtaagaaataaataaataaataaataaataaataaaatagtaGAAACACAACAACTCTTTGTTAGAGTGTTGACATCTGAAGCGTGATACCTGACATCACTCTTGGCAATGTGATCAGGCTCAAAACGTGCCACAGACTAATAttccaatataaataaattattttttgaaaaatatcattCATTTTTTGTTAAGTCTATaattaatttctattttttgaaaaataaattctaTATCGTGAAGGGTCATTTTCCAAATTAATTTCTACAAGTGTTATATTGctgattaattatttaaatatgtttattatgaaaaagaaaagaaaactccattttttttttgtttaagtcTATAATTGTTTTTCACCAAGGAGGTAGGTACGTAGAAATGATAAAACTCTGTTCGGTCCGGATGACCGAATTTGTTTTAttcggattaaatcaagtttgaacattAGTTATCTGTTCGAAATTCAGGTCCAAACACACAAATTTTGTCTCGTTTAAAACCAAGTTCgaatccaaacacataaattttaacCAATGTATTTGTCTATACAATAACtcggattaggttattatccgatttattttTGTCGATTCTGTAGAACCAGACATGCCCAATAAATGTAATCTATCATTCTTACGACTTTATAATATCATCATATTCGATTtcttttgcttcaccaaaaacacgttgaaaccaaccaaccaaccatctttctttctttccaacGGTGGTTGGTGGACGGGTAAAGGGTTGTTGGTCAACGTACGTTTTTCCACTTTTCTTCTTATTTCCTCACCGTACACAAACATGAAACAATAAATATTCCTAATGTTTTGGAGCCAAAACTTGCTCATAATGTCATCCCTTGTCCTTATAAAAAGAGATCAAACCCAAGGTTTTCTTCCCCAAGTCTGGTTTCTCCTTTTGTCCGAGAAGAAATCAGATTTCTTTGGGACTCTCTTCGCTCTTTCTCAAGCATTCCTCATTAATCACTGATTCCAACATCCATGGCCTCTTCAAGATGGGTGAAGCCTGAGGTACTTttaattttcattgattttttgTATTGGAAGGTAGAAACATTGATTTGGTCATCCAAATACCCAGAtgacattgatttcttgtaTGTATGTAGGTGTATCCTCTGTTTGCATCAGTTGGTTTGGCAGTTGGAATCTGTTGGATGCAACTCTTTAGGAATATCACTGGCAATCCTGAAgtcaggtatatatatatatatatatgtatgcatgatCAAATTAAGGAAATAATTGATGTAAGATTGGATGTGATTTTAGGGTAATGAAGGAGAAGAGAACAGCAGGAGTGCTTGACAACTttgaagagggagagagatatgCAGAGCATGGTCTGAGGAAGTATGTCCGCAATAGATCTACTCAGATCATGCCCAAATTCAATGGCTTCTTCACTGAtccaaattaaaacaaacattttctttttccattctgTAATTGGAGAAATTAAGCCGACCAATAACATTGTTAGTACCCTTTGTTTGTTCAATTTTATGAACAGATAAGAGTTTTTGATAATTAATAAAGATC
Proteins encoded in this window:
- the LOC120000568 gene encoding glyceraldehyde-3-phosphate dehydrogenase, cytosolic-like — encoded protein: MASDKKIKIGINGFGRIGRLVARVALQRDDVELVAVNDPFISTEYMTYMFKYDSVHGFWNKHELKVKDEKTLLFGDKPVTVFGIRNPEEIPWGQAGADFVVESTGVFTDKDKAAAHLKGGAKKVVISAPSKDAPMFVVGVNEKEYKPELNIVSNASCTTNCLAPLAKVLNDKFGIVEGLMTTVHSITATQKTVDGPSMKDWRGGRAASFNIIPSSTGAAKAVGKVLPELNGKLTGMSFRVPTVDVSVVDLTVRLEKEATYEEIKAVIKAESEGNLKGILGYTEDDVVSSDFVGDSRSSIFDAKAGIALSKNFVKVVSWYDNEWGYSSRVIDLISHMAKTQA
- the LOC120000272 gene encoding uncharacterized protein LOC120000272 yields the protein MASSRWVKPEVYPLFASVGLAVGICWMQLFRNITGNPEVRVMKEKRTAGVLDNFEEGERYAEHGLRKYVRNRSTQIMPKFNGFFTDPN